Part of the Garra rufa chromosome 8, GarRuf1.0, whole genome shotgun sequence genome, CGCCCAGTTTAGTACCGTAGTTTCTGTCAAAGGGTGTTGGTACTCCACCCTATTGATGGCagaaaaacatgcatttgtatTTCTTTAAGAGTGAAATCCCAATGTTCTCTCCTAAATCTTTTAATAATGCACCATAATTGTACTTTAAGCAATTTTACACTTTTATAGTAAATGCATGTTTAGAAATCCAACTCAAATTTGATTGCactttaaggattagttcactttccgAACAAAAATGTACTGATAATGACCTCACCACATTGATGGTCATGTCTTTATTTTTACATTCgaaaagaagttatgttttttgttgtaaacatttgaggatttctctctatgTAATGGATCTGTATGGtgccccaaagtttgaacttccggaatgcagtttaaatgcagcttcaaagggctctaaatgaccccagccaaggaaaaactgacaatgtatatactttttaacctcaatgctcatcttgtctggtctctgcgatgcacatgcgtggtctgtgtgatccaggtcaagacagttagggtatgtccaaaaactcccatctcattttcttccccaacttcaaaatcttcgctgcagaagtaccgaccaagtgttcacaaagtgaacatacaaagaagatcaaatgccctttacaaaaaaagtaaaacagcattgtaggacgattttgatgttgaagatgaaaatgagatggtagttttttgacattccctaactgtcttgacccagattacacagactacgcatacGCAGAgacgagaatttgaggttaaaaagtttatcaattgtcaatgttttttgaaaataactgatggTTTCACTAGATGAtagccttcttcctcggctgggatcgtttagagccatttcaagctgcgtttaaactgcattttggaagttcaaacttgagggcaccattgaagtccactatatgcagagaaatcctgaacaaaaaaactatttctttacgactgaagaaagaaagacattaatctttgataacaagggggtgagtatattacctgtatatttttgttctggaagtgaactactcctttaagttttttttgcaagaaataatatatgctgctaaaaaaaataaagggaatacttaaacaacacaatgtacaacaaagtgttccctttatttttttgagcagtatatatttttaaaaaatcggaAATAGATTTTTTTAGCCTAGTCACTGTTGAAATGAAGAATTCAGAGATGAAACATGAGTCTGTACCTGCTGCAGGTGTCCCAGGACATTCACCCTGCAGTCGAAGACGCCTTTTCCCTCAGCAGAGTAGAGCTTATGGATGAAATCAGTGGTGTAGTGTTCATGACATTTCTCATTCCTGTAAAGACAGCAGATTTACATTTAATCTGCTGAATCTCAAACATAAAGCCACAAAATTAAGAAAccgttcatccaaaaatgaacatttgctgaaaatgtccaCAGCCCCAGGCCATCAAAGATATAGTAGAACATTGACGGAGATAGCCGAGcttgtcgaatggcttgctatagccgtacatggtacatgtgatgtatctcgtaaattgcaccactaaacgtgcaagtaatcttaccaaacttctacagtagtgtaaataggggatgtactcacaaaacgctgcactggaaaatttgtaagtccaccatgagtgtattaaaaacaactgtcacctgatccctactagtctcaaaaatcaTAAAtagcgacacgtcgacgtcacttccctggtttgggaaaagcacataaaagtccacctactacgtctgtgtgcatgtcaactccCTGTCAGAAAGCGATGCATCTAACGACGAATGCAATGATACTTTGTTGATAaaacaatttcacaaaaaaaattatgtgaAACCAAGTTGTTAATcgttcaggaaaaaaaaataggACATTCTAAACCAGGTGATGTCACGAGACACCGCCCACATCACGACATATATTGCCGGAAGAGAGTACCGGTAAGCTAGTCAAGAAGAAAGAAGCAAGGGGACATTGAAGTAGGACATGGCAGAGTATGAGGTTATCTTTGAACGCGATGAAGACTGGCGCAGTTTCCAAGGAACCCCATATCTCTTCGAGCCGGAATACACTGATGAAGAACTagctagtagtagtagtagtaggtggacttttacgtgcttttcccaaaccagggaagtgacgtcgacgtgtcgccattttggatttttgagactagtagggatcgggtaacagttgtttttaatacactcatggtggacttacaaattttccaatgcagcgttttgtgagtacataccctatttacactactgtagaagtttggtaagattacttgcacgtttagtgatGCAATTTacaagatacatcacatgtaccatgtacggctgtagcaagccattccaCAAGCTCGGCTATCTCCGTCAATGCTCTACTAAGGTAAGCAAAACTTCGGATgtggtatttagatgggcttcggagtgcatagcaatgtagtcaaatctactccgaaccatcgctttaaaggataactattgccaaaatgcaacctgggctgttttttttttactgtaaacgagacaaacttatatctaaaagcataattacgacaaacgagccgtttttgagattgaccgtgatttagttttgtggtcagtggccggtgaatgagaatactaggggcataactttgagcgcatcaaaatcgatatttttacaacactaagaagactcgacacaccatgaaactttgctcgaagtatctcCTGGGTCtatacacatgaactccagcattgagaacattgtttgtgtacacagagtttactaaaaagaaagtttttgaacaactcactttcactgtttgagtttccgctcgcggccgtctcgccagtcaagaagtgtcgatctctgaatgcaaggatggatagctcctgaagcatatttacatataaatgcacggctaattcgttgttttgtcgcaagtgaaaaacaatattaaccttctagttgtaaaaagaggctcatataagcctaatatttcgtcctatggagtccattcattcgcattcggagatcgacacttctggactggcaagacggctgcgagcggaaactcaaacagtgtaagtgagttgttcaaaaactttctttttagtaaactctgtgtacacaaacaatgttctcaatgctggagttcatgtgtagagacccaggcgatacttcaagcaaagtgtcatggtgtgtcgagccttcttagtgttgtaaaaatatcgattttgatgcgctcaaatttatgcccctagtactcccattcaacggccactgaccacaaaatgaaaacatggtcaatctcaaaaaatggcttgtttgtcgtaattatgcttttagatataagtttgtctcgtttacagtaaaaaaaacagcccaggttgcattttggcaacagttatcctttaacataAATTtacatagaattttttttaaatttaaataatatttcaaattttttactgtaattttggtcaaataaatgcagtcatggtgagcagaagagacttctttaaaggaaaatcataattattccatttctattcctatgttgacttgtagtgtaaatccttaaaggagtaattcacttccagaacattttttagtaaataactgattgtttcgctagataagacccttcttcctccgcgatatgcagagaaatcctaaaatgttttcctcaaaaaaacataatttctttacgactaaagaaagaaagacatgaacatcttggatgacaagggagtaagtAGATTATCTGTACATgtgtgttctggaagtgaactacttctttaagcatacatttaaaattttataatatgGATAATGATGCAATAATTTAGGAATTAAAAAATGTGTTTCAGACAGATTTACCTCAACACCAGACCTCTCTGAATGTCCTTCTTCATTTTCTCTGTCAGATGCTCCACGTTAGTCTAAAAAAAAAGTGTCATACGAACAGCAAAACATTCTTCATAtgctaaaaaacagcatttattcttcTAGGATGACCAGATGTGAGGAGCATCAAGAGTTTTAACTCACCTTGAGGTCATGGATGTTGAAAGAGTCTTCAAAAATATAAGCGGCATCCGCGCCGACCGCGATGCCCGTGGTGGTTGCCAGATAACCACAGTATCCCCCCATAGTTTCCACCACAAAGACCCTTCTCTTGGTCCCTGTGGCCGACTGCTTGATCTTATCACAGCTCTTCAAAAAACCCAAAGGTCTCAGATCAATAACAGTGGGTCTCAGTAAGTCAATAACACAAACTGCAGCTTAATTTAGAATACATGCTAAGATTTGGGAAGTGACTTCAGATGCAAGCTCTGCTTCAAAACCTAGAACACTAAGAAGACATAAAAGTACATTTGCATTTCAAATTTATCAGATGCAATTTACAAAGCAACTTCTGTTGCATGCATATATggtatgcattttaaaaattgCATTGCATGGGGAAAATTTGCATGGCATGCATTTCTTGGGTATTGAAAACGCATATTGTCCTGTACTCACGGACATCGCTGCATTGACCGCAGTATCGCTGCCCAAACTGAAGTCTGTTCCTGGCACATTGTTGCTGATGGTGGCAGGGATCATGCACATGGGAATGCATAATTCATCATAACGACCTCTCGCTTCAACCAACTCCAGGATGCCCTCATATGCCTGGATGTGACGGAAAATACAGTCAGAAATTATAATGAgtggctttaaaatattctttatggtcagaacatgacaaacactTCATGAAATCTTCACTTTTTCCAGTCAACAAAATAAATatcttaacagaaaaaaaaaatatttcttagttCTGCATGTTTTATGAGTAACATTGTTTCAAATCAAGAAACAGGTTTGTGCTACCtgataacattaataataatatcatttattttcttttagaaGAACACATTTGATTGTAGCTTGAGGCAGATGTAGATTTTTGTTTATTATCAAAATCAGTTAAAATAGTAGCAACCTCACTTTtatatgatgatttttttttgttattattctgACAGTTTGAGTTatttggttatttttaatttcattaacCATTGCCCTTCTATAGTATCCATAAATCAAgataataacaaataattaaattctaTTACTCCTCCTTCAATACATTTAATACATCTctgaattaataatataataacattcGACACAAATATACCCACATTTCTGACACAATACCACTGTGCAGTTAGTGCTACTACAGTAAATCTATGGTAAACAACATTTATGGAACTCTTGTTATCGTTTTTCAAGGAAATTAATATTGTGcgataattatcgttatcgatTTATCTCCCAGCCCTAGCTTGGATATTGTCTAACATCTCATTTAGTGTTTCCTGGAAGATAACACAGGTTGGAAAGGATGACAGAACCATTATTTGTGGGTGAAGTGCTTTTTTAAATGCATCAAATTGCACTGCATTGCATAATAACACAGTGATTTTTTTGGTATACCTCAAAACCACCAACGACAAGCAGTGACTGGATGCCGAACTTGTTGAGATTTTCCACTAGTTTCTCCATGCAGGTGCTTGGAAGGGTTCTAGACAACATTAAGGGTATAAAATTTCAGTTTCAAAAATGAAAGATGTAAGATCATGTGAAAATGCATCGACTATTAAAGCGACTAACCGTTTAGTTCCCAGCAGAGATCCGCCCTGACCCGTCCAACCGGCCACCTGATTCCACGACACTTCATTCACCTGTAACATCAGGGCCATTTCATGCTGTTAactcattaatattaatataagtgTTACGATTATTGTTCTTTATGGAAAAACATTCTAACATTTGTATTCTTACTTGAAGCTCTGCAATGCAGaacccttcaaaataaaagtctggttGAACTTGAAGTGGATTGTGACAAAAATATTGCTATAATAATATTTTCAGTTTAAAATCAGAATTCTTCTTTtgtcatgttttaattttaacagtaaagcttttaaggcgagacactgatGGTGATTAGGgttaaaaaatgaactaatagttatcaccacACTTTGTTCATTGATACTTGCAATTTTttgtattataagtttttttccaatgttagatttaaatatgcaaataaagcattatttaatgaaatattttctaatttgcatacatttctagtaaaaaaaaataaaaaaaactggacgaagtcagtttcaaaattcttgtttaatttttttgacatatgagagtcaaaagtttttacagaggggattttgggtatctcatattttcactccataattcagaaaatacttagaaaagacaataaagcatttatatttatcatttttggggggaatacaatgtataaaatcaagcaaattatatatgaacaaatccatctgtaaaaaccttcagaatacagataggaataaaaatgtaaagtttggtgtgtgtaagtgctactgaaatggagatttgtggctcagtgtaggagaaaaactcattttcagaaaacagcctttaaaaatatgtattgtaattgaaatctattgacacaaatagatacagtgctataaaagaaacacttaacagtgtcttttgggtgttttctttccactagtatgAAAAAAACACTTCCAGagtctcaaacttgacaggtgcatgaaaaaagtttttccctgcagtgtctccccttaaagatTTTAATGTTAACAGATATGCTAAactttgacaaaaaaataaaaggcactgctacatttttatttcattacattttaaataattaattaaatgttgAATGTTTTATGCCCTAATTTGATTACCACAATTTTGATGTATTAAATcataaatccagaaaaaaactgaaacagaaaacacaaaatttatgaaaattaaaactgatttcataggacccgaaaatgtaataaaaaatgatAGTAATGAGCTAGTATTAAAATTTGTAAAGtttcattatttcaattaattagacatgattGTTGATGACgaaattttcatttaaaatggaatccagaaaaaatttTTTGGATAAAGAGAATTTATCCAAGAATttggataaaaaataaaatggatttcataggccCTACTTATATTTGTATGTATGTTTATACATATTTCCTGTACTTTTTGTATAAAGGAATTTTTATTTGCCATCAGTAAACTGTATTATACTGTACATATATGCATTATTgcagtctatatatatatactatatgtgtgtgtgtgtgtgtgtgtgtgtgtgtatatatatatatatatatatatatatatatatatatatatatataaaattcattaaatataataaaatataaacttataatgaCTTAGtttaaatgtactaatgtacaaaaataagtaaaactgaaattaaattaaaaaaaaactatatgtgagcctggaacacaaaaccagtcatcaggGTAAATTCatctaaatcaaaatattgagaaaatcgctttttaaatttgcatgttactaatcaaaattaagtttgagAGTTTAAGGtagaaaattcacaaaatatctttatgaaacatgatctttacttactgtcctaatatccattttttgcataattttttttttataattttcacccatacaatgtatttttgcctattgctacaaatatacctgtgctacttaagactggtttgtggctccagggtcacatatagacatactgtaaacataaaaaaacctactaaaaatgacaaaaactcaaaacaaaatgacaaaagcttaaactaaaatgaaaatgcaaaaataaagacataaaaaaaatatatctaattGTATCTTaatgacactaaaataacactatttCAGTCACAGGTCAGTCTCTCAACTGTAATAAACTGATACAAAATGacgttaaaaaattatttaaaataattgtttattaCCGCTCCATTAGCCAGGCCCTCGAAGCCATCGTTAACGATGTAAACCCGGTGTCCTGTGGCCAGACCGACCCTCACAGCCGACCGCACCGCAGCGTTCATGCCAGCAGCTGGAGCTCCAACATTCAGGATAGCAATGGAGTTATGACTCTGGAGAAAACACAGACAAACCCAGTAAGATACAGTGGATTAACAGCTAACCAGCCATTCACTAGGTGCCATGTTACCAGATTTTCAACAATCACTCTTTTCTAATGGAAGTCACTAAAGTATATGTGTGTTTGAAATAGAATTACCCAAAAAAATATGTTGATGAGACAAGTATAATGAATATATATGCTGTATTTTACCTTTACATTCAgaaattcatatatgtgaccctggaccacaaaaccagttataagggttgTTTAGATTTTGAAAAATGAtacacaaataagctttccactgatgtatttgttacgataggacaatatttggcagagagacaactatttaaaattctgaaatctgaggatgcaaaaatattgggaaaatcacctttaaagttgtccaaatgaagttcttgcatgtcactaatcaaaaattaagttttgatatatttacggtaagaaatttgcaaaatattgtcatggagcatgatctttaaggcaaaacactgaaaattgcttatttacccagttgattgattacattgataattgcaaacatttttttgtattacacgctttctaaaatgttagctttgaatatgcaaatgatgacttatttaatgaaatatgcgctaatttgcatacatttctagtacaaaaatctaaacactggatcaagtcagtttcaaaattcctgtttaatcttttgacatataagtgtcaaatgtttttacagagggattttggTTATCTCATTTTTGTCACTCTATAactcagaaaatacttagaaaacTTTATATTTTCGCAAtattggggggaataaaatgtatataattaaggaaattatatatgaacagaTCCCTTTGTAAAAACCCTCAGGAtataggatatagacaggaataaaaattaaAGTAAAGTTTGGTAtctaagtgctactgaagtggagatttatggctcagtgtaggagaaaaaactcattttgaaaaaacacgttatgaaaaacaaaaaagcccaaaatctcaaacttgacaggtgcaggAAAAAAACTgtgttaatatcctaatgatttttggcataaaagaaaattgatcattttgacccatacaaggtatttttggctattgctacgaatatccccgtgctacttaaaactggttttgtggtccagggtcacatatgtggctCTCATTCTCAAACCAACAtgataaactaaactaaattgtgTCAAAACAGCTAAAGAGTTCACAGTACCATATTATGGTGTATAagatttttaagcattttatgatCCGTATATCATGATAGCTGTAATAAAAACGCTTTAATACAAGTGGTATCAAAGTGGTATCAAATAACTTGAATGTAAACATTTATAGTTGTGTATAAAGTTTTCATTTGATAACGTTTGTTTCTATAATGGTTGTGATGCTGTATTGTTGATGTGTTACCGGCTCTGCAGCAGGTTTCTGGTAGGCCAGCAATTTATAAATGCTCCAGTTGTTCTCAAAACTCCTGCAAAGAACATCATTTGATTCATTATTACTCATCTAAGTGCAGGTTGACCTCTGCAGGTTTATCTGCTAATAAACACTGATAATGTTCACGTGAATCTCACCTGCCACGTAACTGGATGGCCTCTTCAAAACGCTTTTCATTCATGGCCCTCTGAACCTCTTTTGTCTTTAGGAAAGAAAGCAGAATTATTCTCTTTCCAATGTGAAAAAAAAGCCttttaatacagtttttgaaGATTCTCAACCAACTTTTGTTACATTTTACAGTAAACAtgcagaaaaataaaatataaatatagctgcaagcagcaattactgcCTTTAAGGCATTATGTAGCAAACCTTTTTTGCAAAAACAGGTAATTTACCACAGAATTATTATGCTTTGTAAGGTTTATGATTGATATAGCACTAGCTGTGGTCCGAtgtccttaaaactttgcatgcttgtttagaatcacctgtcacatgtgttcaccaggttttgtgaagttttgagttttccttttggctttataggattttgggtcaaTTTGTACagaccccttttctaaatgacttccttacagcttcccaaagggtaaatttcaactttTATTGATAGTTATTGCCATAGAAGATCctgagaattgtactgcagtgtttttttttcccagatggagcaaaaaacctaggactatttcgcaaaagtagtttttttttttcattttctcaatcatttaacaaatggtttgattgacagcagcgtttctagaggcaaagttgtctagAATGAAGACTTCTGTCATATAATGTGAAAAAACGTGCAATGCACAAtcgtttacacccttgaaaaatgcaatatcgccCTCTCAGTGTACtgatttctttaaaatttctcaTAGACCTTTAGGGCTATGTGtgaaacaggcccaccaagttttgttccAAATGGCCTCCGTTAACCACGTCTAACAGGTATTCAAAATTAATCGGCCAATGgttgccatgttttttgagatacaaaaatgtccttatagacacttgtggcactttggtcCAAGACTTTGATAGGACACTTTGATAGGACAAACGgttgtgacctcagattgagctcttacatacgtgttctgagtttggcataTATATCTCAATCAGTTcaggagttatagccattttactaaaagtggccctgccccttttccaacgttttggcgtccctttgcgacagtgtttttttttttataattattgatatttactctccagagaatctttctgcaccgGTTTGGTTCCAATTGGCAGAAAAACCAAGGACTacttcgcaaaagtaggttttgcaaaaaatccaaaataccccaaAATACTGAATCTGAGGCATGCGTTTTGTGGCTTGAGCATTACGTTTTTGAATTCCAGTAAAATAAGACACGTGAGCCTGCGactgatggtttaggagttatgagcaattaagtacttttgatcgctgtagcgcccccgtcaggccgattggggcaagcATTGGTGATTGTgttggtggtgtgagtactaccatccctacAAGTTTGAAGTCTCTAAGCCTTACGGTTTGGTCAacatgatcagttttacgtggagatctcTAAGCCGTGACCATTCCAACAATTACAATAGAGTTTCAGTGCTACGCAAACAACAGATATAAACTGTTCTCCTTCAGTTTTTCACTATAAAAGGCAAAATGAGTTTAAAAACTCTGCTGCTGAAGTCTCACCATCTCCACTGCCTCTATTAGTGGGAGACGCACAGCCTGGTTTCCTGATAGGCCGATCACACAGGCAGGAGTGTCTGGCCCCGCCTCCAGCAGGGCCACTACAGCCTCAACACCCATTTTACTGCTCTACAGGACAAAAGACAGAGGATATAAATACCCAAAAACTTTCTTCAACATCATAAATACGGAGAGTAACATCATGAGTGAAAATGATTCTGGGGATTTTATTAAAATGCTTTATTTACCAGAACTCTGTCAAAGGCTGACGGTGTCCCGCCCCGCTGAACGTGACCCAGAACAGTGACCCGTGTGTCATATCCCAGCCGCGCCACCACCAGCTGCAATTACAAAACACATGCTTATTTATACACATAAAAAAAACGTAAAATTAGGATAAATAGGTGAAATAGCGAGACGcaaaatttagaattttgagaaaaattattgtgagatgtaaacttgaattTCTGGGAAAGAAGTAAaactgcaagatttaaactcagaattccgagaaaaaaaaaaaagtaaaattgcgagatataaactgagaaaatacaattgcaaaatataacctcacaattctgaggaaaaaaaagtaaaatcacaagatgtaaactcgaaattcaaagaaaaaagttaaaaatgcaagatgcaaactcagaattcagaggaaaaagtcacaattacattttttacatttttatttgataaGCTGCCATACAAAGTagcttaaaaaataaacaaaaataacagtGTCTCAAAATTCATCAAGTATAAAGTGACTTCAGtttcagctgtaaagcagctctacagagaACAATATTatactttaattttatttatcatGCAACAAACGATCATTTCTAGAACACTAATGGCTAACATCTAATAAGTGTGAACTGATTGTAAATCATATGAAAACACTAAAGCGGGTGTaaatgatgtaaactcacatcTTTGATGTAGTTGGAGGTGATGGGTTCACCACTTTTATTGATGGCTCCTTCAGCGATGATGATGATGTTCAGTCTGCATCCTTTACTGCGGCTCTGAAAACACATCCAGCATTCAATTACTACAATTAATCATTAATGAAACTGGGCTGTTGTTATCTTTGGTGTTATTTTTGCCTGATCTGATCTTTAAACATGACTTTTGTTGGCGCAACTTAACTCATGCATATTAATTTGCACTGTATTTCATGCATAATCATTTTACTCTTaactgttttaattcattttaaatcaatttttaaataattttaacatttttaaatactttgtttttattgttgtgattattttttatgaTTAAAATATTCCTTTTATATGTAAAGCACTATAAATTACcgttgtgtatgaaatgtgctatataaataaactttgcCTTgcctaaataatatttttgatttgaatattttgacaaaatataaatatttaataaaagcaAACTGTAACAAAAATTTACTTCAAAAATTAAGGGAAATAAAAAGTGTAAGATacaatttacaaaataatt contains:
- the pfkla gene encoding ATP-dependent 6-phosphofructokinase, liver type — translated: MSSAGLETLRMTGAGKAIAALTSGGDAQGMNAAIRAVTRMGIYVGAKVYLVYEGYQGLVDGGDNIKLANWQSVTNIIQLGGTVIGSARCKAFTTREGRLAAAFNLVKRGISNLCVCGGDGSLTGANIFRSEWSGLLDELVKKGRITAETAKQHSHLNIVGLVGSIDNDFCGTDMTIGADSALNRIIEIIDAITTTATSHQRTFVLEVMGRHCGYLALVSALASGADWLFIPEAPPEDGWEERMCTRLGESRSKGCRLNIIIIAEGAINKSGEPITSNYIKDLVVARLGYDTRVTVLGHVQRGGTPSAFDRVLSSKMGVEAVVALLEAGPDTPACVIGLSGNQAVRLPLIEAVEMTKEVQRAMNEKRFEEAIQLRGRSFENNWSIYKLLAYQKPAAEPSHNSIAILNVGAPAAGMNAAVRSAVRVGLATGHRVYIVNDGFEGLANGAVNEVSWNQVAGWTGQGGSLLGTKRTLPSTCMEKLVENLNKFGIQSLLVVGGFEAYEGILELVEARGRYDELCIPMCMIPATISNNVPGTDFSLGSDTAVNAAMSSCDKIKQSATGTKRRVFVVETMGGYCGYLATTTGIAVGADAAYIFEDSFNIHDLKTNVEHLTEKMKKDIQRGLVLRNEKCHEHYTTDFIHKLYSAEGKGVFDCRVNVLGHLQQGGVPTPFDRNYGTKLGVRAVQWLTEKMTGNFRQGRVFANTPDTACVVGLYKKVLTFSPVTELKELTDFKHRMPKTQWWLNLRLMLKMLAKYQTPFNEYVTGEIEHVTRRSLSIDTGL